One Clavelina lepadiformis chromosome 1, kaClaLepa1.1, whole genome shotgun sequence genomic region harbors:
- the LOC143451758 gene encoding uncharacterized protein LOC143451758: MEEELQEIIEQDVKEIATRVEHADVVATTRNFIKLFMKKKVAMTYSLTRLGYGRKKVKKSFVEIKLYQLLLKTKMGEEMKDEVNPVILVEALNRVFRVFVRKYHSVLHSLIDCF, encoded by the exons ATGGAAGAAGAACTTCAGGAAATTATTGAGCAA gATGTCAAGGAAATTGCGACACGAGTAGAACATGCTGACGTGGTGGCAACGACAAGGAATTTTATAAAGCTCTTCATGAAAAAGAAGGTGGCAATGACATACTCTCTGACAAGATTGGGCTATGGGAGGAAGAAAGTGAAAAAGTCATTTGTAGAGATCAAGCTATATCAACTTCTTCTGA AGACTAAGATGGGGGAAGAAATGAAAGACGAAGTAAATCCAGTCATTCTGGTGGAGGCACTGAACCGTGTCTTCAGAGTCTTCGTCAGAAAATACCACTCGGTTTTACACAGCCTGATAGACTGCTTTTAG